In the Phaeobacter gallaeciensis genome, one interval contains:
- a CDS encoding oleate hydratase, translating to MPEDATKSQHHIVGGGIAGLSAAVFLCRDAGVHGEDICIYEQLGIVGGSLDGAGDAETGYLVRGGRMFEEHFACTFDLLEGIPLTSDPAKSAKDDIFEFNRMVPGSSNCRLIRGGKPAEDRYDLTLGAQDIVDLNRLLLYPETGLGAQRIDDWFQPTFFDSNFWLMWSTVFSFQPWHSLVEMRRYLRRFIHLFPGFTRITGILRTRYNQYDSMIAPILTWLQARGVRIETDKCVTDVTIEGTRQDRRVTSLTLDDHKTVEVGLDDGVYLTLGSMTDGSVLGSADRAPLLNEQVAGGWSLWRKLASQYEGFGKPEVFCGDTGKTGWNSFTVTMDGPDFFEFMEDFTNNRTGTGGLVTFADSGWTLSIVLFHQPHFRGQKHGTYTFWGYGLRGDRKGDFVKKPMWEATGLEIIEELCGHLRLAGDQRKWFESAKIVPCRMPYITSQFMPRQEGDRPDVRPHGARNFAVIGQYCELPRDCVFTVEYSVRSARTAVASLTGRVTPPPPVARTDLDPRVLIRASRVLLGI from the coding sequence ATGCCCGAAGACGCAACGAAGTCACAGCACCATATCGTAGGTGGAGGTATCGCTGGTTTGTCGGCGGCGGTGTTTCTTTGCAGGGACGCAGGTGTGCATGGCGAGGACATATGCATCTACGAACAACTCGGTATCGTCGGCGGGTCGCTTGACGGGGCGGGTGACGCAGAGACCGGCTACCTGGTCCGGGGCGGTCGAATGTTCGAGGAACACTTTGCCTGCACCTTTGATCTGCTCGAAGGTATTCCATTGACGAGCGATCCGGCGAAGTCTGCCAAGGATGATATCTTCGAGTTCAACCGAATGGTGCCGGGCTCATCCAATTGCCGCCTTATTCGGGGCGGAAAGCCGGCAGAAGATCGCTATGATCTCACACTCGGCGCGCAAGATATCGTCGATCTCAACCGACTGCTCTTGTACCCGGAAACCGGATTGGGCGCTCAAAGGATAGACGACTGGTTCCAGCCCACCTTCTTCGACAGTAATTTCTGGTTGATGTGGTCCACAGTGTTTTCGTTCCAGCCTTGGCATTCCTTGGTCGAGATGCGGCGATACCTGCGTCGCTTCATCCACCTATTCCCTGGCTTCACCCGTATCACCGGCATTCTACGGACACGATACAATCAGTACGACTCGATGATTGCCCCGATCCTGACTTGGCTGCAGGCCCGCGGAGTACGCATCGAGACTGACAAATGCGTGACCGACGTGACGATCGAAGGCACGCGGCAGGACCGTCGTGTCACCTCTCTGACCCTGGACGATCACAAAACGGTTGAGGTCGGCTTGGACGACGGCGTCTACCTTACATTGGGGTCCATGACCGATGGATCGGTGCTCGGATCCGCGGACCGCGCACCGCTGCTCAACGAACAAGTCGCAGGTGGCTGGAGCCTCTGGCGGAAGCTGGCGTCGCAGTACGAAGGCTTTGGCAAGCCTGAAGTGTTCTGCGGCGACACAGGCAAGACCGGCTGGAACTCATTTACGGTGACGATGGACGGCCCCGATTTCTTCGAATTCATGGAGGATTTTACCAACAACCGAACTGGTACAGGCGGCTTAGTGACATTTGCCGATTCCGGTTGGACGCTATCTATTGTGCTGTTCCATCAGCCGCATTTCAGGGGGCAAAAACACGGCACCTACACCTTCTGGGGCTATGGGTTACGAGGTGACCGCAAAGGAGATTTCGTGAAGAAGCCAATGTGGGAAGCGACCGGGCTGGAAATCATCGAAGAGCTTTGCGGGCATCTGCGCTTGGCGGGTGATCAGCGAAAATGGTTCGAGAGTGCGAAAATCGTTCCCTGCCGGATGCCCTACATCACAAGCCAGTTCATGCCGCGTCAAGAGGGGGACCGCCCGGATGTGCGCCCGCATGGGGCTCGCAACTTCGCCGTAATAGGACAGTATTGCGAACTCCCTCGGGACTGTGTGTTCACGGTGGAATACTCAGTTCGCTCTGCACGAACTGCGGTCGCGAGTTTGACAGGTCGTGTAACCCCACCTCCTCCCGTGGCGCGTACCGATCTCGACCCAAGAGTGCTTATCCGCGCATCCCGTGTTCTTCTTGGAATATGA
- a CDS encoding nucleoside/nucleotide kinase family protein, whose translation MNEPEAIAERLLDPILTAPRSRQRKLVALAGPPASGKSTLAAVLANKLNDAGCQTQVVPMDGFHLDNAILTQRGLLDRKGAPETFDVEGLLRLIGALPDAPSVIFPVFDRDRDIAIAGAGLLPETCDTVIVEGNYLLFDAPGWRELRRFWDFSISLNVDLSTLRQRLIDRWLHHGLPHSEAVARAEGNDLENARLVAAASLKADKTIS comes from the coding sequence ATGAACGAGCCAGAAGCCATAGCCGAAAGGCTGCTGGATCCCATTCTGACAGCGCCGCGGTCCAGACAACGCAAACTTGTCGCTCTGGCCGGACCGCCAGCCTCTGGCAAATCCACGCTGGCGGCAGTCCTTGCGAACAAGCTGAACGACGCCGGGTGCCAGACCCAGGTCGTGCCAATGGATGGCTTCCATCTCGACAATGCCATTCTAACCCAGCGCGGTCTTCTGGACAGAAAGGGCGCGCCGGAGACCTTCGACGTGGAAGGATTGCTGCGCCTTATCGGCGCCCTGCCCGATGCACCGTCGGTGATCTTCCCGGTTTTCGATCGGGACCGGGACATCGCAATTGCTGGCGCGGGCCTACTTCCCGAGACATGCGACACCGTCATCGTCGAGGGCAATTACCTGCTGTTTGATGCCCCCGGATGGCGGGAGCTGCGCCGCTTCTGGGACTTCTCGATTTCTCTGAACGTCGACCTTTCCACTTTGCGCCAACGTCTGATCGATAGATGGCTCCACCACGGTCTCCCGCACAGCGAAGCCGTGGCCCGCGCCGAAGGTAACGACCTTGAAAACGCCCGCCTGGTCGCCGCGGCCTCGCTCAAGGCAGACAAGACGATCAGCTAG
- a CDS encoding carbohydrate kinase family protein: protein MILCCGEALIDMIPTPTDGGRDGFVPHSGGAVFNTAIALGRLGVQTGMLTGLSRDMFGQQLVEDLKASQVDTAHVITSDRPTTLAFVKLTDGHASYSFFDENSAGRMLLPADMPLLPEDITALYFGGISLVCEPCATAYEDLLAREGASRAVMLDPNIRPGFIEDINRFRARLDKMMALADIVKVSDEDLNWIVPGPMPLPEKVAVVQAKGPSVVVMTQGSKGATGFLAGGVEVYSPALPVKIVDTVGAGDTFNAGLLARFSELGVLQKAALRNLPVDMLANALSFGAGVAAVTVSRAGANPPWAREL from the coding sequence ATGATCCTATGCTGTGGTGAGGCCCTGATCGACATGATCCCGACCCCGACCGATGGCGGGCGCGACGGGTTTGTGCCCCATTCCGGTGGCGCCGTGTTCAACACCGCCATCGCACTTGGGCGGCTTGGCGTGCAGACCGGTATGTTGACCGGCCTGTCCCGCGACATGTTCGGTCAGCAGCTTGTCGAGGACCTGAAGGCCAGCCAGGTGGACACGGCGCATGTCATCACCTCGGACCGCCCGACGACCTTGGCCTTTGTCAAACTGACGGATGGCCACGCGTCCTACAGCTTCTTCGATGAAAACTCGGCTGGCCGGATGCTGCTGCCTGCTGATATGCCGCTGCTGCCGGAGGATATCACGGCGCTCTATTTCGGCGGCATCAGCCTGGTCTGCGAACCCTGCGCCACCGCCTATGAGGATCTTCTGGCGCGCGAAGGCGCATCCCGCGCGGTGATGCTGGATCCGAACATCCGGCCGGGCTTTATCGAAGATATCAACCGTTTCCGCGCCCGCCTGGACAAGATGATGGCGCTGGCGGACATTGTGAAAGTGTCGGATGAAGACCTGAACTGGATTGTTCCAGGGCCGATGCCGCTGCCGGAAAAGGTTGCGGTCGTGCAAGCTAAGGGTCCTTCTGTGGTGGTCATGACCCAGGGCAGTAAGGGGGCGACGGGGTTTCTGGCGGGCGGAGTAGAGGTGTATTCGCCCGCATTGCCTGTCAAAATCGTCGACACGGTCGGAGCTGGGGACACGTTCAACGCCGGCCTGCTGGCCCGGTTCAGCGAACTGGGCGTCTTACAAAAAGCGGCCCTGCGCAACTTGCCCGTAGACATGCTTGCAAATGCGCTGTCTTTCGGAGCAGGTGTCGCCGCCGTGACCGTCTCCCGCGCGGGTGCGAACCCGCCCTGGGCGCGCGAACTCTGA
- a CDS encoding ROK family transcriptional regulator, translating to MFVRMDHVSIKERSAGVNQRGVRDHNERLILSILFRHRAVSAAEIARRTGLSRPTVSTILRRLEDDGFVQRGEPVKGKVGKPSIPIELGSEGALSVGMNLGRKSADLLLLDFAGNVRQQLRTTYDYPMPDAIFEFLKDGLETLLSGLTAKQQGRVCGIGIGRPFELWKWHDLTGPAAEEFQSWQDVDFATEVACFSDLPVFVVNDATAACQAEHMFGRGKEFRDYAYFFIGSFIGGGVAMNGTVFEGNRGNAGALGSMRTTGPLGESLQLIDTASLHLLEARLVEAGIGPGILWRKPQDWSGLERYVEAWIGTTAQELAKASLSICSVIDFEAIIIDGAFPVAVREELVERVRRYLANQDKRGLISPQIEAGVVGENARSIGAAGGPIFTQFLLDTNAGLAAL from the coding sequence ATGTTCGTCCGAATGGACCATGTCAGTATCAAAGAACGAAGTGCCGGGGTGAATCAGCGGGGTGTTCGCGATCACAACGAACGCCTCATTCTTTCCATTCTGTTTCGCCACCGCGCCGTGTCCGCCGCCGAGATCGCCCGCCGGACCGGCCTGTCCCGCCCTACGGTCTCCACCATCCTGCGTAGGCTGGAGGACGACGGCTTCGTCCAGCGGGGGGAGCCGGTCAAGGGCAAGGTCGGCAAGCCTTCGATTCCCATCGAACTCGGCTCCGAAGGGGCCCTGTCCGTGGGCATGAACCTGGGCCGCAAGAGCGCGGATCTGCTGCTGCTGGATTTTGCCGGCAACGTGCGCCAGCAGCTGCGTACGACCTATGATTATCCCATGCCGGACGCGATCTTCGAATTCCTTAAAGACGGACTTGAAACCCTACTATCCGGCCTGACCGCAAAGCAGCAGGGTCGGGTCTGCGGCATCGGTATCGGGCGGCCTTTTGAGCTGTGGAAGTGGCATGATCTGACCGGCCCCGCCGCGGAAGAATTTCAATCCTGGCAAGATGTCGATTTTGCCACCGAAGTCGCCTGTTTCAGTGATCTGCCGGTTTTTGTCGTGAACGATGCCACGGCGGCCTGTCAGGCCGAGCATATGTTCGGGCGCGGCAAGGAGTTCCGCGATTACGCCTATTTCTTCATTGGGTCTTTCATCGGCGGCGGGGTGGCGATGAATGGCACCGTTTTCGAAGGCAATCGGGGCAATGCCGGGGCGCTGGGATCGATGCGCACCACCGGCCCCCTGGGCGAAAGCCTGCAACTGATCGATACCGCGTCGCTGCACCTGCTTGAGGCGCGCCTGGTAGAGGCCGGGATCGGTCCCGGAATCCTCTGGCGCAAACCGCAGGACTGGAGCGGTCTGGAACGCTATGTGGAGGCCTGGATCGGCACAACGGCACAGGAGTTGGCAAAGGCGTCCCTGTCGATATGCTCCGTCATCGATTTTGAAGCCATCATCATCGATGGCGCCTTCCCGGTCGCTGTGCGTGAGGAACTGGTCGAGCGCGTGCGCCGCTATCTGGCCAATCAAGACAAGCGCGGTTTGATCTCGCCGCAGATCGAGGCGGGAGTTGTTGGCGAAAACGCCCGCAGCATTGGCGCTGCCGGCGGTCCGATCTTCACGCAGTTCCTACTCGATACCAACGCCGGGCTGGCCGCGCTTTGA
- a CDS encoding ABC transporter permease, translating to MSETSGMGSKGQHYEQVLEGSDTRVAQFEVRNTTLLSRVQHILHNNPTFVPVIVLVISLLAFGLIAGGRFFSAFNLSLILQQVSIIGMLAAAQSLIILTAGIDLSVAAIMVLMSVIMGNLAVNLGVPSPFAILLGFAGGMAAGAMNGLLITKVKLPPFITTLGTWSIFFALNLWLSGAQSIRSQDIDDQAPFLKFFGNAFNIGGARITFGVILMVVIFVALWYMLNKTAWGRHVYAIGDDMEAAELSGIRTERTLVSVYMLAGLVCAIAGWASIGRVGSISPQSFYEGNLQSITAVVIGGISLFGGRGSILGALFGALIVGVFQSGLRMAGVDVLWQVFAIGWLIIIAVAIDQWIRRVSA from the coding sequence ATGTCAGAGACATCCGGAATGGGCTCAAAAGGCCAACACTACGAACAGGTTCTGGAGGGAAGTGATACACGCGTCGCCCAGTTCGAAGTTCGCAACACAACGCTGCTGAGCCGGGTGCAGCATATCCTGCACAACAACCCAACTTTCGTGCCGGTCATCGTGCTGGTCATCAGCCTGCTGGCCTTCGGGCTGATCGCCGGAGGGCGGTTCTTTTCCGCCTTCAACCTCAGCCTGATCCTGCAGCAGGTGTCGATCATCGGCATGCTCGCAGCAGCGCAGTCACTGATCATCCTGACCGCAGGCATCGATCTGTCGGTCGCGGCGATCATGGTGCTGATGTCGGTCATCATGGGCAATCTAGCGGTCAACTTGGGCGTGCCCAGCCCCTTTGCGATCCTGCTGGGGTTCGCTGGGGGTATGGCGGCGGGAGCCATGAACGGGCTGCTGATCACCAAGGTCAAACTGCCCCCCTTCATCACCACGCTCGGCACCTGGTCGATCTTCTTTGCGCTCAATCTCTGGCTCTCCGGAGCTCAGTCGATCCGCAGCCAGGACATCGACGATCAAGCGCCTTTCCTGAAGTTCTTCGGCAATGCCTTCAATATTGGCGGCGCCCGCATCACCTTTGGCGTGATCCTGATGGTCGTGATCTTTGTTGCGCTCTGGTACATGCTGAACAAGACCGCCTGGGGGCGCCACGTCTACGCCATAGGCGACGATATGGAGGCGGCGGAACTGTCCGGCATCCGCACCGAGCGCACGCTGGTCTCGGTCTACATGCTCGCCGGTCTGGTCTGCGCCATTGCGGGCTGGGCTTCGATCGGACGGGTCGGCTCGATCTCGCCGCAATCCTTTTACGAAGGCAACCTGCAGTCCATCACCGCCGTGGTAATCGGTGGCATCTCGCTGTTTGGCGGGCGCGGATCGATCCTTGGGGCGCTCTTCGGGGCGCTGATCGTCGGCGTTTTCCAGTCGGGGCTGCGCATGGCCGGGGTCGATGTGCTCTGGCAGGTCTTCGCCATCGGCTGGCTTATCATCATCGCGGTCGCCATCGACCAATGGATCAGGAGGGTTTCGGCATGA
- a CDS encoding ABC transporter substrate-binding protein has protein sequence MMKLNRRKALALMGGTVAATGLAAPALAQNKKIKVGALRFTSHSASFIAQERGYFADAGLDVELEFFQAAQPMAVAIASGDVDYAVTAISGGLISLADKGAIKVIGGALTEEDGIDGQKYLISDASYQAGIKTLKDLDGKKYAVTQAGSSFHYMGAKMAAAEGINLSFTPLQKVGAIIGAMKSGQVDGWSIVPHIAKPLAAAGAWHMVGNVSDYIPDYQVTTVFTSANNAAKERGLTESFLQGFSRGVDDYAAAMIDGTADQDEMVDLIHKYVYTDRPREKAAPSIINGTMRLSQGAELNIASVQDQLSWFQSEGLVDGDITLDTLVDDSYVKTLGA, from the coding sequence ATGATGAAACTCAATCGACGTAAGGCATTGGCCCTGATGGGCGGAACCGTGGCCGCGACGGGGCTTGCCGCCCCTGCGCTGGCCCAGAACAAGAAAATCAAGGTGGGCGCGCTGCGCTTCACCTCGCATTCTGCCAGCTTTATCGCGCAGGAGCGCGGCTATTTCGCGGATGCCGGGCTGGATGTGGAACTGGAGTTCTTCCAGGCCGCGCAGCCGATGGCCGTGGCCATCGCATCGGGCGATGTGGATTATGCCGTAACCGCCATTTCCGGCGGGCTGATCAGCCTCGCGGACAAGGGCGCGATCAAGGTGATCGGCGGCGCCCTGACCGAAGAGGACGGCATCGACGGACAGAAGTACCTGATCTCGGATGCCTCTTATCAGGCCGGTATCAAGACGCTGAAGGACCTGGACGGCAAGAAATACGCCGTCACACAGGCCGGCTCGTCCTTCCACTACATGGGCGCCAAAATGGCCGCTGCCGAAGGCATCAACCTCAGCTTTACGCCGCTGCAAAAGGTCGGCGCGATTATCGGCGCGATGAAATCGGGCCAGGTCGATGGCTGGTCCATCGTGCCCCATATCGCCAAACCGCTGGCGGCCGCCGGTGCCTGGCACATGGTGGGCAACGTGTCGGACTACATTCCCGACTACCAGGTGACCACTGTCTTCACCTCGGCCAATAACGCGGCCAAGGAACGCGGACTGACCGAAAGCTTCCTTCAGGGCTTCTCGCGCGGGGTCGATGATTATGCCGCAGCCATGATCGATGGCACTGCAGATCAGGACGAGATGGTCGATCTGATCCACAAATACGTCTACACAGACCGTCCCCGCGAAAAGGCGGCTCCCTCGATCATCAATGGCACCATGCGGCTGAGCCAGGGTGCGGAGCTGAATATCGCCAGCGTTCAGGACCAGCTGAGCTGGTTCCAGTCCGAGGGTCTTGTCGATGGCGATATCACGCTCGACACGCTGGTCGACGATTCCTACGTCAAAACGCTGGGCGCCTAA
- a CDS encoding ABC transporter ATP-binding protein has translation MDIRLDGISHSYNDFEVMRDISLDIADGQIVCIVGPSGCGKSTLLRFIGGLERPSKGQVLQLGTPPEGCLNPLTYIFQDFALLPWRSVSGNISLVLEDHGIKGAEAKRIIDDVLARTKLSDFSQALPKQLSGGMKQRVAIARALAVKPAVMLMDEPLSALDSQTRELLMDDLVDLWMRQPFTAVYVTHNLAEAVRLGHKVVVLSRRPGQIREIVEIDKPLSERAFGDADLDAHQKHLWQLMREEARAADAELIHV, from the coding sequence ATGGACATCCGTCTGGACGGCATCAGCCATTCCTATAACGATTTCGAAGTGATGCGGGATATCTCTCTCGACATCGCGGACGGGCAGATCGTTTGCATCGTGGGACCGTCGGGATGCGGTAAATCCACCCTCTTGCGCTTTATCGGCGGGCTTGAGCGCCCCAGTAAGGGCCAGGTTCTGCAACTGGGCACACCGCCCGAGGGGTGCCTAAACCCGCTCACCTATATCTTTCAGGATTTCGCCCTGCTGCCGTGGCGCAGCGTCTCGGGGAATATCTCGCTGGTGCTGGAGGACCACGGCATCAAGGGCGCCGAGGCAAAGCGGATTATCGACGATGTGCTGGCCCGCACCAAGCTCAGCGATTTCTCCCAGGCCCTGCCCAAGCAACTGTCGGGTGGCATGAAGCAACGCGTCGCAATCGCACGTGCCCTTGCGGTTAAGCCCGCCGTGATGCTGATGGATGAACCTCTTTCTGCGCTCGACAGCCAGACCCGTGAATTGTTGATGGACGATCTGGTCGATCTCTGGATGCGCCAGCCGTTCACTGCCGTCTACGTGACGCACAACTTGGCCGAAGCGGTCCGACTAGGCCACAAGGTCGTGGTTCTGTCGCGCCGCCCCGGCCAGATCCGGGAGATCGTCGAAATCGACAAACCCCTGTCCGAGCGCGCCTTTGGCGATGCTGATCTTGATGCCCACCAGAAACACCTGTGGCAGCTAATGCGCGAAGAGGCGCGGGCTGCAGATGCGGAGCTGATCCATGTCTGA
- a CDS encoding sugar ABC transporter substrate-binding protein, with amino-acid sequence MKKLMTISALALASVAGAAHAEINACLITKTDTNPFFVKMKEGATAAAEANGINLSTYAGKIDGDVESQVAAVETCIASGAKGILITPTDSRALTPVITQARDAGALVIALDTPFEPANVADATFATDNFKAGVLIGQWAAAKLGDEAANAKIALLDLNASEISVDYLRDGGFLQGFGIDIKDPTDIGDEDDPRIVGHDVTNGNEEGGRTAMENLLQIDPGINVVYTINEPAAAGAYEALRSVGREDDVLVVSVDGGCPGVQNVGEGVIGATSMQFPLRMASLGIDAIKAWAENGTKPANTEGLDFFNTGVELITDAPVDGIPSLSSADGLKKCWG; translated from the coding sequence GTGAAAAAACTCATGACCATTTCCGCGCTCGCCCTGGCCTCGGTGGCTGGCGCGGCGCATGCAGAGATCAACGCCTGTCTGATCACCAAGACCGACACCAACCCCTTCTTCGTGAAGATGAAGGAAGGCGCGACCGCCGCAGCCGAAGCAAACGGCATCAATCTGTCCACCTATGCGGGCAAGATTGACGGCGACGTGGAAAGCCAGGTCGCAGCGGTTGAGACCTGCATTGCATCGGGGGCCAAAGGCATCCTGATCACCCCGACGGACAGCCGCGCCCTGACGCCCGTCATCACCCAGGCCCGTGACGCTGGTGCGCTGGTGATCGCACTGGACACGCCGTTCGAACCTGCCAATGTGGCCGATGCGACCTTTGCCACCGACAACTTCAAGGCCGGGGTGCTGATTGGCCAGTGGGCCGCGGCAAAGCTGGGTGACGAGGCTGCAAACGCCAAGATCGCTCTCCTGGACCTGAACGCCTCGGAAATCTCGGTGGACTACCTGCGCGACGGCGGGTTCCTGCAGGGCTTTGGCATCGACATCAAGGACCCCACCGATATCGGCGATGAAGATGACCCGCGTATCGTTGGCCACGACGTGACCAACGGCAACGAAGAAGGTGGCCGCACGGCGATGGAGAACCTTCTGCAGATCGACCCGGGCATCAACGTGGTCTACACGATCAACGAACCTGCCGCTGCCGGCGCCTATGAGGCGCTCAGATCGGTGGGCCGTGAAGACGACGTGCTGGTCGTTTCCGTCGATGGCGGCTGCCCCGGCGTGCAGAATGTCGGCGAGGGCGTGATCGGCGCAACCTCCATGCAGTTCCCGCTGCGGATGGCCTCGCTCGGTATCGACGCGATCAAGGCCTGGGCCGAGAACGGCACCAAACCGGCGAACACCGAAGGGCTGGATTTCTTCAACACCGGCGTTGAACTGATCACAGATGCGCCGGTCGACGGTATCCCCTCGCTCAGCTCGGCCGACGGCCTGAAGAAGTGCTGGGGCTAA
- a CDS encoding ATP-binding cassette domain-containing protein, with translation MDQEGFGMTPVVQAKGIVKRYGHVTAINHSDFELRPGEILAVIGDNGAGKSSIVKAICGATIPDEGEILIEGKPVSFSSPIEARDMGIEIVYQTLALSPALSIADNMFTGREIRKPGFLGKYLRMLDKPAMEKFAREKLTELGLMTVQSIKQPVETLSGGQRQGVAVARAAAFATKFIIMDEPTAALGVKESRKVLELIQDVKARGIPIILISHNMPHVFEVADRIHIHRLGKRLCTIDPKDYTMSDAVAFMTGAKEPPAQDAA, from the coding sequence ATGGATCAGGAGGGTTTCGGCATGACACCAGTCGTTCAGGCCAAAGGTATCGTGAAACGCTACGGGCACGTCACCGCCATCAACCATTCGGATTTCGAACTGCGCCCCGGGGAAATCCTGGCCGTGATCGGCGACAACGGTGCGGGCAAATCCTCGATCGTCAAGGCGATCTGCGGCGCCACCATCCCGGATGAGGGGGAAATCCTGATCGAAGGCAAACCGGTCAGTTTCTCTTCCCCCATCGAGGCCCGCGACATGGGCATCGAGATCGTCTATCAAACCCTCGCCCTGTCCCCCGCCCTGTCGATTGCCGACAACATGTTCACCGGACGCGAAATCCGCAAACCCGGATTTCTGGGCAAATACCTACGGATGCTGGACAAACCGGCGATGGAGAAATTCGCGCGGGAAAAACTGACCGAACTTGGCCTGATGACCGTGCAGTCGATCAAGCAGCCGGTCGAAACGCTGTCAGGCGGTCAGAGGCAGGGTGTCGCCGTCGCCCGAGCGGCCGCCTTTGCCACCAAGTTCATCATCATGGATGAGCCGACGGCGGCCTTGGGGGTCAAGGAAAGCCGCAAGGTGCTGGAACTCATTCAGGACGTGAAGGCGCGCGGCATCCCGATCATCCTGATCAGCCACAACATGCCGCATGTGTTCGAAGTCGCCGACCGGATCCATATCCACCGGCTGGGCAAACGGCTCTGCACCATCGATCCAAAGGACTATACCATGTCCGATGCCGTGGCCTTCATGACCGGCGCCAAGGAGCCACCCGCCCAGGACGCGGCATGA
- a CDS encoding GntR family transcriptional regulator yields the protein MIFSGKKNEDSTIVELLASSLRKDIAFGTLLPDQKLKLNELRSRYGGSNHSMRETLRILSSEGLVEGAAQRGFRVTSATEDDLRDIQLVRQEIESIALSRAIALGDVAWEGQVVAAHHALQKAEAAVATTPDDLTALEWDDACRAFATALIAACDSPRLIDLQRKFFDQSRRFRLALLREGKLNWAARKARQKALLDAVLDRDETTALALLKEEIGADLKA from the coding sequence ATGATCTTCTCTGGCAAGAAAAATGAAGACAGCACCATCGTCGAACTGCTGGCGTCCTCGCTACGGAAGGACATCGCGTTCGGCACCCTGCTGCCGGATCAGAAGCTGAAGCTGAATGAGCTGCGCAGCCGCTACGGTGGCTCCAACCATTCCATGCGGGAAACCCTGCGCATCCTGTCCTCTGAAGGTCTGGTCGAAGGCGCCGCGCAGCGCGGGTTTCGCGTCACCTCGGCGACCGAGGACGACCTGCGCGACATTCAACTTGTCCGGCAGGAAATTGAAAGCATCGCCCTGTCGCGCGCGATCGCATTGGGAGATGTCGCCTGGGAGGGGCAGGTCGTTGCCGCCCATCACGCCCTGCAAAAGGCCGAGGCCGCCGTAGCCACGACCCCGGACGATCTGACGGCGCTGGAATGGGATGATGCCTGCCGCGCCTTTGCCACGGCATTGATCGCGGCCTGCGACAGCCCGCGCCTGATCGATTTGCAGCGCAAGTTCTTCGACCAGAGCCGCCGCTTTAGGCTGGCGCTGCTGCGCGAAGGCAAGCTGAACTGGGCCGCTCGCAAGGCCCGGCAAAAAGCGCTGCTTGATGCGGTTCTGGACAGAGACGAAACCACGGCTTTGGCCCTGCTGAAGGAAGAGATCGGAGCAGATCTGAAGGCGTAA
- a CDS encoding shikimate dehydrogenase family protein → MDISGTTKLLPIIGAPVAGVVSPPGMNDWFRTRGIDCRMLPLDVPAPVLTEFWTLLRASETFLGCSITYPHKQAAFQEADRVTDRAGRIRAVNTLRREGDVLVGDMTDGLALMEALRVSGVPVAGRSAHIMGAGGGAGRAIADALCETGVSDVVLSDTDERRLAETAAILRAHWPKVRIWEEDRAADILIDATPTGKDQTAGPLFPAERIRECMAVCDIAGLQGESKFLRLAAELGKQIVDAAALGRGQISVQTSFVFKDA, encoded by the coding sequence ATGGACATCTCAGGGACGACCAAGCTGCTGCCGATTATCGGTGCCCCCGTCGCGGGGGTGGTGTCGCCGCCGGGTATGAACGACTGGTTTCGCACCCGCGGTATCGACTGCCGAATGCTGCCCCTGGACGTTCCGGCCCCTGTGCTGACCGAGTTCTGGACGCTGCTGCGCGCCTCCGAGACGTTTCTGGGCTGCTCGATCACCTATCCGCACAAACAGGCGGCCTTTCAGGAAGCGGACCGGGTGACGGACCGGGCCGGGCGCATCAGGGCCGTGAATACCCTGCGCCGTGAGGGCGATGTGCTTGTTGGCGACATGACGGATGGGCTGGCCCTTATGGAGGCGCTGCGCGTTTCTGGGGTGCCGGTTGCTGGTCGGTCGGCGCATATCATGGGGGCAGGCGGCGGTGCCGGTCGGGCCATTGCCGATGCGCTGTGCGAAACGGGCGTTAGCGACGTTGTTCTCAGCGACACGGATGAGAGGCGGCTGGCGGAAACGGCAGCCATCCTGCGCGCGCATTGGCCCAAGGTCCGCATTTGGGAGGAAGATCGCGCCGCAGACATTCTGATTGACGCAACCCCGACCGGGAAAGACCAGACCGCTGGTCCGCTGTTCCCGGCTGAGCGGATCAGGGAGTGCATGGCCGTGTGCGATATCGCCGGGCTACAGGGCGAAAGCAAATTCCTGCGACTGGCCGCTGAGCTGGGCAAGCAGATCGTGGACGCCGCAGCCTTGGGGCGGGGGCAAATTTCTGTTCAGACGTCTTTTGTTTTCAAGGATGCCTGA